Proteins encoded together in one Sinorhizobium meliloti window:
- a CDS encoding TetR/AcrR family transcriptional regulator, whose translation MAKRSGARSKRPQRTGVSPPSAQEARSEPSLSRQRIVATAVELLDAHGIDGLTMRRLADCLGSGVMSLYWHVDNKEDVFDLALDSVLEYRRPPQTVESQDWRGEVVHVLEDWRASMLRHPWSASLLPRRALGPNILSRLELLGRTLSGAGVADADLNVAIWSLWNYVMGATVTRASFDVSDDDRAAAQQRLTCLNEHYATIGRSRLLLDNDWDGAFRKGLDFLLDGLAPRQ comes from the coding sequence ATGGCCAAACGCAGCGGCGCCCGGAGCAAACGGCCTCAGCGGACAGGTGTATCGCCACCGTCCGCGCAGGAGGCGCGCAGTGAACCGTCTCTCTCCCGGCAGCGTATCGTGGCGACCGCGGTAGAGCTGCTGGACGCCCACGGGATAGACGGATTGACGATGCGTCGGCTGGCCGATTGCCTCGGCTCGGGCGTGATGAGCCTGTACTGGCACGTCGACAACAAGGAGGATGTCTTCGATCTGGCACTGGACTCGGTGCTCGAATACCGTAGACCGCCACAAACGGTTGAGTCTCAGGACTGGCGCGGAGAAGTCGTTCACGTGCTCGAGGACTGGCGCGCCAGCATGCTGCGCCATCCCTGGTCGGCATCTCTGCTGCCGCGCCGGGCGCTCGGCCCGAACATCCTAAGCCGCCTGGAACTGCTGGGCAGAACCTTGTCCGGAGCCGGTGTAGCCGACGCAGATCTGAACGTCGCGATATGGTCGCTCTGGAACTATGTGATGGGCGCCACCGTCACCCGGGCGAGCTTCGACGTCTCGGACGATGACAGGGCCGCGGCACAGCAGCGCCTTACATGCCTCAACGAACACTACGCCACGATCGGACGCTCCCGTCTGCTGCTGGACAACGATTGGGACGGCGCCTTCCGGAAGGGCCTCGACTTCCTGCTAGACGGCCTTGCTCCGAGACAATGA
- a CDS encoding RidA family protein, producing the protein MSRAITHLLIGGLIIMTTGVPTATTANENDLKLTIVNPQNLYDPTPNGYSTAVIVPREGRVAYISGQGGQDSSGALSPDFAVQVEQAYANLRTALDALGARPDQVAKLTVFVVDHDMSKLEVLTSNVKKMFGAALPAQTLVPVPKLAIDPMLFEVEAVVVLK; encoded by the coding sequence ATGTCACGCGCAATCACGCATCTGCTTATCGGAGGGCTGATCATCATGACCACGGGCGTTCCCACTGCCACGACAGCGAATGAGAATGATCTCAAGCTGACCATCGTCAACCCGCAAAACCTCTACGACCCGACGCCGAACGGCTACAGCACGGCAGTGATCGTGCCCCGCGAGGGCCGGGTGGCCTATATTTCCGGGCAGGGCGGCCAGGACAGCAGTGGAGCCTTGTCGCCGGACTTCGCTGTCCAGGTCGAGCAGGCCTACGCAAATCTGCGCACGGCCCTCGATGCGCTCGGTGCCAGGCCGGATCAGGTCGCCAAGCTCACGGTCTTCGTCGTCGATCACGACATGTCCAAGCTTGAGGTGCTGACCAGCAACGTCAAGAAAATGTTCGGCGCCGCGCTGCCGGCGCAGACTTTGGTTCCCGTTCCCAAGCTTGCAATCGACCCCATGCTCTTCGAAGTCGAAGCCGTTGTCGTTCTGAAATAG
- a CDS encoding antitoxin has protein sequence MATKTAKIFASGRSQAVRLPAEFRFEGSEVFVRRDPKTGDVILSRKPDSWDGLFELYGKDQVGDDFLGPADRKQPSQDRDPFEGWKE, from the coding sequence ATGGCAACCAAAACAGCCAAGATATTTGCCAGCGGCCGCAGCCAGGCCGTCAGGCTCCCTGCAGAGTTCCGCTTCGAGGGCAGTGAGGTGTTCGTTCGTCGTGATCCGAAGACCGGTGATGTCATTCTGTCACGCAAGCCGGATTCATGGGACGGTCTTTTTGAACTCTATGGCAAGGATCAGGTCGGGGACGACTTCCTGGGGCCGGCCGATCGCAAGCAGCCTTCGCAGGATAGAGATCCGTTCGAGGGCTGGAAGGAATGA
- a CDS encoding type II toxin-antitoxin system VapC family toxin — MSLWMLDTKIAGHVIKGDRPEIIDRLVSLPITDIVVSSVTEGELLYGLAKRGYPRTLSERVRQFLLRVDVLPWDRAAARSYGDLRAACEAKGAALAPLDMMIAAHAVAFDAVLVTRDRAFTGVAEPLKTDDWTDQKLK; from the coding sequence ATGAGCCTGTGGATGCTCGATACCAAGATTGCCGGTCATGTCATCAAGGGCGACCGCCCCGAGATCATCGATCGGTTGGTTTCGCTTCCCATCACGGATATTGTCGTATCATCCGTCACCGAGGGGGAGTTGCTCTACGGTCTCGCCAAGCGAGGCTATCCCAGGACGCTATCTGAACGGGTCAGGCAATTCCTTCTTCGGGTAGACGTGTTGCCCTGGGATCGCGCTGCCGCCCGAAGCTATGGCGACCTACGCGCTGCCTGTGAAGCCAAGGGCGCGGCTCTCGCGCCCCTCGATATGATGATTGCTGCTCATGCGGTCGCGTTCGATGCGGTCCTTGTGACCCGCGACAGAGCTTTTACTGGGGTTGCGGAGCCCCTGAAGACGGACGACTGGACGGACCAAAAACTGAAATGA
- a CDS encoding alpha-hydroxy acid oxidase, translating to MRLKDCYNFHDFRRMAKQRLPSPIFNYIDGAADDEVTYRRNTTAFEGCDLVPNVLRGVGDIDMSVTVMGQRLAMPVYCSPTALQRLFHHQGERAVAAAAAKFGTMFGVSSLGTVSLEEARRICDGPQVYQFYFHKDRGLNREMMARAKQAGIEVMMLTVDSITGGNRERDKRTGFAIPFKLNLAGITQFAIKPSWAVNYVRHEPFRLPQLENHVDMGRGAMSISRYFTEMLDPSMSWDDVAEMVQHWGGQFCLKGVISVEDAKRAVEIGCTGIVLSNHGGRQLDGSRTAFDQLDEIVQAVGDRIDVMMDGGVQRGTHVLKALSLGAKAVGLGRYYLFPLAAAGQAGVERALELMRIEIERGMKLMGCSSVDELTKENLRFR from the coding sequence ATGCGTCTGAAAGATTGTTATAATTTCCACGATTTCCGTCGGATGGCAAAGCAGCGCCTGCCGTCGCCGATCTTCAACTACATCGATGGCGCGGCCGATGACGAGGTCACCTACCGGCGCAATACGACCGCGTTCGAGGGCTGCGATCTGGTTCCGAATGTCCTGCGCGGCGTCGGCGATATCGACATGTCGGTGACGGTGATGGGCCAAAGGCTGGCGATGCCCGTCTATTGCTCGCCGACCGCGCTTCAGCGTCTGTTCCACCATCAGGGCGAACGTGCGGTGGCGGCAGCGGCGGCGAAGTTCGGCACGATGTTCGGCGTCTCCTCGCTCGGCACCGTCAGTCTGGAAGAGGCCCGGCGGATCTGCGACGGCCCGCAGGTCTACCAGTTCTACTTCCACAAGGATCGTGGGTTGAACCGCGAGATGATGGCGCGCGCCAAGCAGGCCGGCATCGAGGTGATGATGCTGACGGTGGACAGCATAACCGGGGGCAATCGCGAGCGCGACAAGCGCACGGGGTTTGCCATTCCTTTCAAGCTCAATCTCGCCGGCATCACGCAATTTGCGATCAAGCCCTCTTGGGCGGTCAATTACGTTCGCCATGAGCCTTTCAGGCTGCCGCAGTTGGAAAACCATGTCGATATGGGCCGCGGCGCGATGTCGATAAGCCGCTACTTCACCGAGATGCTCGATCCGTCGATGTCCTGGGACGACGTCGCCGAGATGGTGCAGCACTGGGGCGGCCAGTTTTGTCTGAAAGGCGTGATTTCGGTCGAGGATGCCAAGCGCGCGGTCGAGATCGGCTGCACCGGAATCGTGCTCTCCAATCACGGCGGGCGCCAGCTTGACGGTTCACGCACCGCATTCGACCAGCTTGACGAGATCGTTCAGGCCGTCGGAGACAGGATAGACGTGATGATGGACGGCGGCGTGCAGCGCGGCACCCATGTGCTCAAGGCGCTCTCGCTGGGAGCGAAGGCGGTCGGTCTTGGCCGCTACTATCTCTTCCCGCTCGCTGCGGCAGGACAGGCCGGCGTCGAACGGGCGCTGGAACTGATGCGCATAGAAATCGAACGCGGCATGAAGCTGATGGGCTGCTCGTCGGTCGACGAGCTTACAAAGGAAAACCTGCGTTTCCGGTGA